A single Perca flavescens isolate YP-PL-M2 chromosome 2, PFLA_1.0, whole genome shotgun sequence DNA region contains:
- the lbx1b gene encoding transcription factor LBX1b — translation MMTSKEVAKCDAVENRRRSPLDHLPPPANSNKPLTPFSIEDILNKPSVKRSYTICGTAHLISSSEKHRPSSIPLSSRALLNQTSPLCALEELASKTFKGLEVSVLQAAEGRDGMTLFGQRSTPKKRRKSRTAFTNHQIYELEKRFLYQKYLSPADRDQIAQQLGLTNAQVITWFQNRRAKLKRDLEEMKADVESAKAVGQVPLDKLAKLADLEKCANGTLGHPRADSPARGGQQELELAQKLRNSPLSPFSDHTTSKECSEDEDVEIDVDD, via the exons ATGATGACATCCAAAGAAGTGGCCAAATGTGATGCAGTGGAAAACAGGAGGCGAAGTCCGCTGGACCACTTGCCGCCTCCTGCCAACTCCAACAAGCCGCTGACCCCCTTCAGCATCGAGGACATCCTGAACAAACCGTCTGTGAAACGAAGTTACACAATTTGCGGCACAGCTCATTTAATTTCGTCCTCTGAGAAGCACCGTCCGTCCAGCATCCCTCTGTCCAGCCGGGCTCTCCTCAACCAAACCTCCCCGCTCTGCGCGCTAGAGGAGCTGGCCAGCAAGACTTTCAAGGGGCTGGAAGTCAGCGTTTTACAGGCTGCGGAAG GCCGGGACGGGATGACTCTGTTCGGCCAGAGAAGCACCCCGAAGAAGCGTCGGAAGTCTCGGACGGCGTTCACCAATCACCAAATCTACGAGCTGGAGAAGCGCTTCCTGTACCAGAAGTACCTGTCCCCGGCCGACCGGGACCAGATCGCTCAGCAACTGGGCCTGACGAACGCGCAGGTCATCACGTGGTTTCAGAACCGGAGGGCCAAGCTAAAACGGGACCTGGAGGAGATGAAGGCCGACGTGGAGTCGGCCAAAGCCGTCGGCCAGGTCCCCTTGGACAAGCTCGCCAAGCTGGCGGACCTGGAGAAATGCGCCAACGGCACGCTGGGCCACCCGCGAGCCGATTCCCCCGCGCGGGGTGGCCAGCAGGAGCTCGAGCTCGCCCAGAAACTGCGGAACTCGCCGCTGTCTCCGTTCTCAGACCACACAACTAGTAAAGAGTGCTCAGAGGACGAGGACGTGGAGATTGATGTGGATGACTGA